The Mobula hypostoma chromosome 1, sMobHyp1.1, whole genome shotgun sequence genome includes the window GCACCTAATTGCCACCCACTTAGTCGTACAGAGCTCAATCAGAGAACAGTCTATTCCAGGGAGCACTGGAACAGTTCAAGTCCACGAGAGTCATGGACCCCCTCAAGGCTGGTCATCTCCCGAAGGTACAGCACTGTCCCACCAGCAAGACTCGGTTTGTTTGTCCTGCACCTCACTGCTCAGTGATAGCCAGGTGAAATGTGCCACACTGAGGGGTAACTGGTGGGACCCAGGAATTGCCACACTGAGTaacaattcccaccactgcccagGATTGGGGAAACCAATTAAATGAATGGCAGTCTCCTGTGTGATTGACAAACTTCTCTACATGATCAGGTAACATGGTGAGGTCAGAGGCTGACAGAGCCTGACTGGAGAGTTCGGCTGCTGAGTCACAGCGAAGAGGATTCAGTGAAGGAAACGAATGCTCATCTTCTGCTCAACATCAACCTTCTCCAGCACCTGCAAGGGAGAAAAGGAACAGTGAACTGAAGGAGAGACAAACAGCAAGGAACAGGTTGAGAAAAACAAGTGGGGCACAGATACAATAGAGAGGGAAGAGTACTGCTGGAAACAGGCCTGTCtgcagaacactggagaacaggtTACTGAATTTACTACAGCACAGTGCTTCTCCTTCTCCTGTTACCTTCTGAAACTCCGTGAAGGAGATCGAACTATCGCCGTCCTGATCTGCCTCTTGAATTGTCCGGTCTGCAATGCTCCCCAGCTGCTCGTCAGATATGTTAACTCCCACCATCATGCGAAGGACCTGAATGGAAGAGAGTAAGACAATGATTAATGTGTCAATAAAGGAGAGGATGAACTGTTTGAACTCCTGAAATGACCAGCTCCTTCTAAAACCAGATACTCTCATTACCATCAAACACACCCAGAGACCCACACACCGGCCTGCATTGCTGATAAAATTTTAACCTTTACTTTTCTTTTAAACTACTTAAGGTGAGACACAAcaggattggatgcttgtgggcACTGCAAAGTTCTAGAGGAAACCAAGAGCTTGAACTGTAATGCTTGTATGATAGCTACACTGTAGCCTCTGAGGAAATCTCTGGACCACTTTGGCAAGATAGGCTTATATTTTTGCATTTGGTCTTTCAGAATGTCCCAGAGCACTTTACAATTAAGGAAGGAAAGTTGAAGTTAACTTCAGTAATATGGGAGATGCAGAAGGCAATTTGCATACAACCACCAACAAGGTTATTTTTAAGAAGTCTAGATGAGAGATATTCACTGGAACATCAGGGATAATTGTATCTACATGAGAGTTTAGTATCACTGTAGCTGTCAGGCCAGATATACATGTTCATGCCTCGAAAATGTTTCTTAATTTGGCAATTTCTGAAACAGTAAGGTGTGTGAAGCAAATGTTAAAAGTTTTGAGGTGCTCTGGAACTCCTGAGGGTCCAGTGAGAATCACAAGAGCAcaatattgtatttgtcaacgtggagcagacagCAAGTCTGTGAACCTGGTAGgaggttgggaatggcaagggtggagcgctatgggggagggggtgaggaacaGGTGGCAGGGGACCGTCAGGGCGtgggtggcacgggtgcagacacacccaaccccgAGACATCGGGCAAGaacatttgattctaaacagatggtttattgatcataacaaaatgtctctctggtgcttcctgatccctcccttctccttttcaaaaCCACAATTCccccctctctgcccccttcccactctcagtccacaatggagacacaaatcagaatcaggtttatcatcactcacatatagcatgaaatttgtttttgtggcagcagtacagtgcagtatatAAAATTACTGCAGGACTGTGCAGAACTCTtaagcatcctagctatatatgtgcctaagactctgGCAGAGTACTGTAACAAATCTCGAAGGATACCTTCAGACGCCATTCATTACCTGCAGGAGCTCTTCTCGAGAGATTTTATCATCCTTGTCAAGATCGTACAACCTGAAAGCAACTGAAATGGAAGAGAGAGGTGTTTCTATTTGTCACAATGTCTGGGTAACCGAGGGAAACAGGATTGCACAATGTGATTGGAGTCTCATAGGGACCCGGCACTGAACTGACCCTCTGCATTCAATCACATTTTTCTCCGCCAGTCTTCTCAAATCTCCCTTACTTTGCCCTAGAGAGCAGCTTTCTCCTTTGCTTTATTTCCATCTTACAAAGTCCTTTCTGTTAAACAGTTCTCAGTATTGCACTGTCCTGAGGCTGAAGACAATCACCACCCACCAGCCAGTGTCTGTTTCAAGGATAGCCATTACGGTCACGAGAACTCAGAGCCTacaccctcttctccccctcccccccaggatAAATCCAAGTTGtaataaaaaataacaaatacagCCACTTGATCTAATGCCCATAACTGCCTTGTACACCGTGGGCTTCATATTGCTCTCGCTACCACTCTTCCCctccaatacacacacacagttacaAGCCTGCAGTTTACAGGAATGTGCCGCTGATACTGGTAGTATGTATGAGAAAACAATGTTCAAGTGAATGTTGTGGCTTGTGCAACATTCCCCAGGTTTGCATACTTGAACAATGACCAGCAGCTTTTACAGACTGTTTCGCAATTTTCTTCACTCGCAATAGCACACAGATGTCTTGCTTCATGTCTGTCTGCCCAGCaccatttattttattgagatacagcatggaacagactcttctggcctgctgagccacactgcccagcaatccctgactCTTACCCTAGCCTAGTTATGGGACCAGTTAACTAAGTGATACGTCTTTAAAATGTGAACTAGAACAcagcacccagagaaagcccacgcattccacacacaggatgtacagactccttacagctgacgctggaattgaattccaacgccctaagctgtaatagcatcgtgttaaccactacattaccatggcGTAATTGTTAACCTCCAAGGGCTCGATTATATCAGCCTGGAGTTTTTGGGACAACCTGACCTAACTCAAACTCAATCTGTAGCCATGTGCTGCCACACATGGGTTGTTACAACAACACTAACCCACCAGCTGACTTCTCTGCCAATTAGATACCACCATGTCTCTCCCCATCAGAGAGATGACTAAATTACTTACAAAGGAGCTTGTTGTTCCTACTGTTGAGGGGCTCGGGAACACGAGGGTCTTTGTTTTTGTCGCTGTCCTCGATGGGCCGGAAATGAGCAAGGGTCCGCATAAAGCCTCGGAAATTCACTTGGTCTTCACTGAACAAATTTAGAAAGCAAAAAAGTGTCAGGGCAGGAAGGTGTACAGCCTCACGAACTGAACAGCATGACCACTGAAAGCAGCAAAGGATTGGAGTCACAATGACTCTGAATACCAGGGTTACAAAAGTTAGAATGAAGCCTGCCATACATACGAATCCTACACAGGCAGAGCTTAGACCTTGTAAACTGAGGTggaagtatgacaatgactaatgCATGTCAAATATGAATGAGTGAAAGGAACAGGTGCCAGGAGAATGGATTGGCATTTTTTGGACAATAGACACTTTTGGGCCATGGGTAGAAAATATCAGACATATCTGCTCAGTCTGTCCCTGCATTAATGCTCCATAGACATTTTCTTTCATCTGCGAATGCCTGACTTTAGTACAGTCTGTACGTGTAAGTATTTGGGAGACCGGCAggatggatttgccagctgctgtTCCTAACATGAGCTGGACTTCTGTTACTGAGCCCAAGATGAACACATGTTGATGTCCATTCCACTTTTCCTGGCACTAAATcctagatttaccaggatgttgcctggacttcgGAGCcaaagttacaaggagagattgcgTACAATAGGATTTTTTTCCCCTGGAATatgggagattgaggggtgacctgataagtGGAATGTCTA containing:
- the chp1 gene encoding calcineurin B homologous protein 1 isoform X2 — protein: MGSRASSLLREEEIEDIKKETGFSHSQITRLYSRFTSLDKGENGTLSREDFQRIPELAINPLGDRIINAFFPENEDQVNFRGFMRTLAHFRPIEDSDKNKDPRVPEPLNSRNNKLLFAFRLYDLDKDDKISREELLQVLRMMVGVNISDEQLGSIADRTIQEADQDGDSSISFTEFQKVLEKVDVEQKMSIRFLH
- the chp1 gene encoding calcineurin B homologous protein 1 isoform X1 → MGSRASSLLREEEIEDIKKETGFSHSQITRLYSRFTSLDKGENGTLSREDFQRIPELAINPLGDRIINAFFPEKSTEAVAGLILGAYQECHALHSLFSEDQVNFRGFMRTLAHFRPIEDSDKNKDPRVPEPLNSRNNKLLFAFRLYDLDKDDKISREELLQVLRMMVGVNISDEQLGSIADRTIQEADQDGDSSISFTEFQKVLEKVDVEQKMSIRFLH